One region of Engraulis encrasicolus isolate BLACKSEA-1 unplaced genomic scaffold, IST_EnEncr_1.0 scaffold_606_np1212, whole genome shotgun sequence genomic DNA includes:
- the LOC134444584 gene encoding uncharacterized protein LOC134444584, giving the protein MPVWAKVVDSFSECREFFYKDTEPQGMDQNAMKICQQFEFGGSFYASLYSTFHRIPLYSAFTYDNTCTHSGGERSSQWKIEPQLSGMSSDKMELEAGYNRDTLKDKQAVNEDYGYTGYDRGHLNPNSFQCEDGRDATFTLTNSAPMDACFNQVHWKHWEEAVKLILKKEDSPGTAYIVTGTVPSKHYRIPRQGEFDPPNSRDFYRVTVPTHIWSAVCFTSDVDDEKSFSFGYIGLNQPDSKIHVKTVPQLNHELSQLYHSNVQVFVDDCYSSKPKSEKVIQSLYRRIQLPISDKLTMSEETLNLFHTAVTLFDDKQTAVKRPRLTSATIEGVFSSAEAWFESTETMKYVSMSTCVQSQPYTGPVSSHTELKNRELPDGSQELVCSLIPEVEEGCTSSCLYKEEVLGYRCYLHSSELSCSPQYSIITVSGTKCRSDHTCGTHGYRYYWCYTDSSWDYCSPPLPIGKGVGTKKGNGKHCRSNHNCGWYGAKYTWCYTDYNNHWDHCCSVDDRFSALNGRTCKSDHPCDYYGENYLWCWTKDDTWDYCCTQ; this is encoded by the exons TTTCTGAGTGCCGTGAGTTCTTTTATAAGGATACTGAACCTCAGGGCATGGATCAGAATGCCATGAAGATTTGCCAACAATTTGAATTTGGTGGCAGTTTCTACGCTTCACTATACTCAACATTCCACAGGATTCCTTTGTATAGTGCCTTCACGTATGacaacacctgcacacactccGGAGGAGAAAGAAGCAGCCAGTGGAAGATTGAGCCCCAG CTTTCTGGGATGTCATCAGACAAAATGGAACTAGAGGCTGGGTATAACAGAGACACATTAAAAGATAAACAAGCTGTGAATGAAGACTACGGCTACACAGGCTATGACAGAGGGCACCTCAACCCCAACAGCTTCCAGTGTGAGGATGGCCGCGACGCTACATTCACCCTGACCAACAGTGCCCCCATGGACGCCTGCTTCAACCAAGTGCACTGGAAACACTGGGAGGAAGCCGTTAAATTAATCCTAAAGAAGGAAGATTCTCCGGGAACTGCCTACATAGTCACAGGAACTGTACCATCTAAACATTATCGTATACCAAGACAAGGTGAATTTGACCCCCCCAATTCAAGGGACTTCTACAGAGTAACCGTCCCAACGCATATCTGGTCCGCTGTTTGTTTTACGAGTGATGTGGATGATGAGAAGTCTTTTTCATTTGGTTATATAGGGTTAAACCAGCCAGACAGCAAAATACATGTTAAGACTGTACCACAACTAAACCATGAATTGTCACAGCTGTACCATTCTAATGTGCAAGTGTTTGTTGATGACTGTTACTCTAGTAAGCCCAAGTCAGAAAAAGTTATTCAAAGTCTGTATCGCCGCATCCAGCTACCTATAAGTGACAAGCTGACCATGTCTGAGGAGACTCTTAACCTGTTTCACACAGCTGTGACCCTGTTTGATGATAAACAAACAGCAGTGAAAAGGCCTAGATTAACATCTGCGACAATAGAAGGGGTTTTCAGCAGTGCCGAGGCTTGGTTTGAGAGCACAGAGACCATGAAGTATGTATCTATGTCAACATGTGTCCAGTCCCAGCCATATACAGGACCTGTTAGCAGTCACACAGAGCTTAAAAATCGAGAACTCCCTGATGGTTCCCAGGAGCTGGTCTGCAGCCTCATTCCAGAAGTGGAAGAGGGCTGCACCAGCTCTTGCCTGTACAAGGAGGAGGTTCTAGGCTACCGATGCTACTTACATTCATCTGAATTGTCATGTTCCCCTCAGTACTCCATAATAACAGTCAGTGGAACCAAGTGTAGAAGTGACCACACCTGTGGAACTCACGGCTACCGGTACTACTGGTGCTACACTGACTCCTCATGGGACTATTGCAGTCCCCCATTACCCATTGGCAAAGGAGTCGGAACTAAAAAAGGAAACGGGAAACACTGCCGCTCCAACCACAACTGTGGCTGGTATGGTGCAAAGTACACCTGGTGCTACACTGATTACAATAACCACTGGGACCATTGCTGTAGCGTGGATGATCGCTTCTCTGCTCTCAATGGCAGGACCTGTAAGTCTGACCATCCGTGTGATTACTATGGTGAAAATTACCTTTGGTGCTGGACCAAAGATGACACCTGGGACTACTGCTGCACCCAGTGA